Below is a genomic region from Penaeus monodon isolate SGIC_2016 chromosome 33, NSTDA_Pmon_1, whole genome shotgun sequence.
AATTTCCCTTGTTTTCCACAGGCCCGGCACTTCAAAGAACAAGATATCGATGGTAAGTACTCTTCCCGACTTGTATTTTGACGTTCAATTTGTTGATATTGAAACTTGGTAGGAAGTAGTAGTGAAAAGGGTGTTGGTATGATTATAGTCCTGTAGTATTGTTTAACaagaatatattgttatatttagtaCTTGACTAGCATTTTCTAATCCAAAATGATATCATttcttgataaaaataaaaaaataaaatcttttccgTATTTGATAGGATGTAAATAATTAAATGCAACCGAATACAGTTAATACCAGATTGGGAACAAAAACCAACCTTTGCTAATAATTAAATGCCATATGTAAAATTACGAAGGTTCAGAACTATAAACAGAATCTATTTaggtaaagaaggaaggaaatagatagCAAGAGAGCGAGACTGGAGAGCTAGAAATTTTATAGGAAGTAGAAAATGCATCTTTGGTTGAACATGCAGAAAGACCTAAGAGGTATAATAGGTAAAGGGGACTAGAACAGATAATGGATATTAGATTAGATGTGATAAAACAGAATAACATAGACTCTTAGAATATCAGttagtagaaaataaaataatttaacagAGACTGTGCCTTCACAAATATTgagatgtgtggatgtgtgtgaatAATGCCAGAATACAACATATATCATTAATGCTTTGATATAGCCTCTTTAAGCTGTATATTTCAATAGCTTAATTAAGTGCTCTGAATAAATATCcctttacatataatttataggGGCTTGGTgaataaatctataaatttatttctttgttaacTGTATctctttccatgattttctcatGCATGACTGAACactataaatattcattttagttaacctttaaaacattattcctatcacaaaatgtttttttttagactgCCTATGTATTTAAATAGCACAAGAAATTGGCACATGTATTCCCCTTAATTCTAATTTGCATATAAAGtaagtatttacatatttacattttttcattaatttggaTGTTTTATTGAtggaattttttaaatgaatggtAGTTTCAGTAAgacttattacaatttttttttaactgcaataTGATTTACCCTATTTGACCATATATTCAAGGAAGTCAGTTTTAGTGTTAGCAAGCCATTATAATATCTGATGTCAGAGAATTAACAAAGTAAATAATCCACAACCTTTACTCACCAAAGAGTTGACATGAtgtatcatattttaaatatttgaaatGTGCATTACGTTTTTCTCCACAGAATTCAGggagtgtttctctctctatgctcGCAATGGACAGATTCGTACTTTGGACCAGTTGACCGTGATTATGCGTTCCCTTGGAATGAGTCCAACCATTTCCGAGCTTAAAAAATACTTCAAGGATAAAGGTAAGAATTTTCACTTATTCTANNNNNNNNNNNNNNNNNNNNNNNNNNNNNNNNNNNNNNNNNNNNNNNNNNNNNNNNNNNNNNNNNNNNNNNNNNNNNNNNNNNNNNTGTCTTTTCAGCCTCGTAATgctttctattttattctctttccatCTGTCACTAATTTGAATTCATTTCTCAgggtctcctttcctccttcaattTGTTCCCTTTTATGTAATTTCATATTATCAAACAACTTACAGTTTAACGCTTTTCTTAAGTGatttacatacattcattcattctaatttcattgttttatgaCATGATCAGCAATCTATTTATTAAGTCATTAAGAGATGGTGGCAAATTTGCTTATAATCATTCAtcattttgttgtatttgttttgtttataattaaaCATTCTCAGACTCAAAGTaaatttgtctgtttttatcaCTACCCTAGTTGTATTATTTTCTCAACATATTTCAGAAATGTATCATGCAGCGCACTATACTCATTTGCTACAGGTATTATTATCTAGAATAACATTTATGGTCTTTTACtttttgctattttcattttttgttttgaacATCACTGCTTGGTAATTTATCACACTTGGCTCTCCacatttgtttgcgtgtgttcatCATCCCTGAAatgaaattcaaaacaaaaaggggaagtaCTGATTTAAAGAATTTGTTTACCTTTTCACCATTGCAGTTTCATTTTGTTCTTCCCTTACCACTATTGNNNNNNNNNNNNNNNNNNNNNNNNNNNNNNNNNNNNNNNNNNNNNNNNNNNNNNNNNNNNNNNNNNNNNNNNNNNNNNNNNNNNNNNNNNNNNNNNNNNNtggtttttcaaaatttaaattattttaaatagattttaaaaatgtgttNNNNNNNNNNNNNNNNNNNNNNNNNNNNNNNNNNNNNNNGTTCAATGatccaacaaaacaaaccccccccaccaaaaaaaaattttttttttNNNNNNNNNNNNNNNNNNNNNNNNNNNNNNNNNNNNNNNNNNNNNNNNNNNNNNNNNNNNNNNNNNNNNNNNNNNTTCTTGTTNNNNNNNNNNNNNNNNNNNNNNNNNNNNNNNNNNNNNNNNNNNNNNNNNNNNNNNNNNNNNNNNNNNNNNNNNNNNNNNNNNNNNNNNNNNNNNNNNNNNNNNNNNNNNNNNNNNNNNNNNNNNNNNNNNNNNNNNNNNNNNNNNNNNNNNNNNNNNNNNNNNNNNNNNNtatcttttttttttccccgtNNNNNNNNNNNNNNNNNNNNNNNNNNNNNNNNNNNNNNNNNNNNNNNNNNNNNNNNNNNNNNNNNNNNNNNNNNNNNNNNNNNNNNNNNNNNNNNNNNNNTTATCNNNNNNNNNNNNNNNNNNNNNNNNNNNNNNNNNNNNNNNNNNNNNNNNNNNNNNNNNNNNNNNNNNNNNNNNNNNNNNNNNNNNNtacattatattaatattatgtgtgttttgNNNNNNNNNNNNNNNNNNNNNNNNNNNNNNNNNNNNNNNNNNNNNNNNNNNNNNNNNNNNNNNNNNNNNNNNNNNNNNNNNNNNNNNNNNNNNNNNNNNNNNNNNNNttatgtatgtatgttcatgtgtNNNNNNNNNNNNNNNNNNNNNNNNNNNNNNNNNNNNNNNNNNNNNNNNNNNCGAATTCGCTGAGTGAACAGTTTATTTCAGAATTTTTTCCCTGGCCCTCCAAAGGCCAGGGGAATTATCTGAACGTTTACCAAAAATGATTGAACTTTTAGTGATTAAGACGCTGTAGCCAAAAATCACATATACAATAAAGGTCTCACCTtgcagaaaatatattattaatcatataagaatactttttttcaaattatcaaaattctacgTATAAAGTAATTTGGAGCAACCNNNNNNNNNNNNNNNNNNNNNNNNNNNNNNNNNNNNNNNNNNNNNNNNNNNNNNNNNNNNNNNNNNNNNNNNNNNNNNNNNNNNNNNNNNNNNNNNNNNNNNNNNNNNNNNNNNNNNNNNNNNNNNNNNNNNNNNNNNNNNNNNNNNNNNAGTTAGCGCTTTTGATGTAGTGCAGCTGCAGACGGTGTTGTTATTGAAGCTGCTACAGCATTTGGCGCTGCTTNNNNNNNNNNNNNNNNNNNNNNNNNNNNNNNNNNNNNNNNNNNNNNNNGTCAAAGTGCAGTAAGGCATCTTGATAAGCACGGAGGGGAAATCGGCCTCATCCTGAAGGCGAGGAGGTGGACCTGGGCTGTGAGGGGAACAACTGCTGCCTTTCTttgtacttttctctctttttgtcttttgggaagtacgggaaaaagaaggaggggtaaTNNNNNNNNNNNNNNNNNNNNNNNNNNNNNNNNNNNNNNNNNNNNNNNNNNNNNNNNNNNNNNNNNNNNNNNNNNNNNNNNNNNNNNNNNNNNNNNNNNNNNAttagagagtgggggtgggggagaagggaaggagagcaaaaaagataaatactagtaggtagaaaaagaaacagaNNNNNNNNNNNNNNNNNNNNNNNNNNNNNNNNNNNNNNNNNNNNNNNNNNNNNNNNNNNNNNNNNNNNNNNNNNNNNNNNNNNNNNNNNNNNNNNNNN
It encodes:
- the LOC119593896 gene encoding calmodulin-like protein 4 (The sequence of the model RefSeq protein was modified relative to this genomic sequence to represent the inferred CDS: added 103 bases not found in genome assembly), which gives rise to MARHFKEQDIDEFRECFSLYARNGQIRTLDQLTVIMRSLGMSPTISELKKYFKDKGKNFHLFYLSLSLLSSFPHFSFPLISFLISSPLYFLVFSAT